Proteins encoded together in one Thermococcus gammatolerans EJ3 window:
- the mfnA gene encoding tyrosine decarboxylase MfnA, producing MFPERGTDEEEVLEELRRKTREDLTFDSGKILGSMCTYPHPFAVKIITEFIDRNLGDPGLHIGSRKVEEEAVEMLSNLLGLKKGYGHIVSGGTEANILAVRAFRNLAGVEKPELILPKSAHFSFIKAGEMLGVKLIWAELNEDYTVNVRDVEEKITDNTIGIVGIAGTTGLGVVDDIPALSDLALDYGLPLHVDAAFGGFVIPFAKALGYDIPDFDFRLKGVKSITIDPHKMGMVPIPAGGIIFRERKYIDAISILAPYLAGGRIWQATITGTRPGANALAVWAMIKHLGFEGYKEIVRKAMELSQWFAGELKKIPGVYLIREPVLNIVSFGTENLERVEEELKRRGWGISAHRGYIRIVMMPHVRREHLEEFLRDLEEIVRG from the coding sequence ATGTTTCCAGAGAGGGGCACAGACGAGGAGGAAGTGCTTGAGGAGCTACGGCGGAAGACGAGGGAGGATTTAACCTTCGACTCCGGGAAGATTCTCGGCTCCATGTGCACGTACCCACATCCGTTCGCCGTTAAAATCATTACGGAGTTTATAGACAGGAACCTCGGAGACCCGGGTTTACACATCGGGAGCAGGAAGGTTGAGGAAGAGGCCGTTGAGATGCTCTCAAACCTCCTCGGTCTTAAAAAGGGCTACGGCCACATAGTCTCGGGCGGAACCGAGGCAAACATTTTAGCGGTAAGGGCCTTCCGCAACCTGGCGGGGGTTGAAAAGCCCGAGCTTATCCTTCCGAAGAGCGCCCACTTCTCCTTCATCAAGGCCGGCGAAATGCTTGGAGTCAAGCTCATCTGGGCGGAGCTGAATGAAGATTATACCGTCAACGTTAGGGACGTTGAGGAGAAGATTACGGACAACACGATTGGAATCGTTGGAATAGCCGGAACAACGGGTCTGGGAGTTGTGGACGATATTCCCGCTCTGAGCGATTTAGCCCTCGATTACGGGCTCCCGCTCCACGTGGATGCGGCATTTGGAGGCTTCGTGATTCCCTTTGCGAAGGCCCTCGGCTACGACATCCCAGACTTCGATTTTCGCTTGAAGGGAGTGAAGAGCATAACCATAGACCCCCACAAGATGGGCATGGTGCCGATTCCAGCCGGCGGGATAATCTTCCGCGAGAGGAAGTACATCGACGCGATAAGCATTCTGGCCCCTTACTTAGCCGGAGGAAGAATATGGCAGGCCACCATAACAGGAACGAGGCCCGGGGCAAACGCTCTCGCGGTATGGGCGATGATCAAGCACCTCGGCTTCGAAGGCTACAAGGAAATTGTGAGAAAAGCTATGGAGCTGAGCCAGTGGTTCGCGGGGGAGCTGAAGAAGATACCGGGCGTTTACCTCATCCGAGAGCCGGTCTTGAATATTGTCTCCTTCGGCACTGAGAACCTTGAGCGGGTCGAGGAGGAGCTGAAGAGAAGGGGCTGGGGAATCAGCGCGCACAGGGGCTACATCAGGATCGTCATGATGCCCCACGTGAGGAGGGAGCACCTCGAGGAGTTCTTGAGGGATTTGGAGGAGATTGTGCGAGGTTAA
- a CDS encoding TasA family protein, producing MKRYIIVGVAALLVFLAGMHLGVSYFSDVAKSSGNEISTGDFDIGISKDGKRFYDDYKLFSFGNLAPGESRTVTFAIKNRGDYPLSRIVLTFNVTDREDGKLSKAESLVDSTPDVGELSKHLIVKSFVVSDGSKEWSVDSAAGKTLAEINGTPIEIFTGKLPQNGVLTVNMTLELSPSAGNDCLADSVDVDMSLLAEQQA from the coding sequence ATGAAACGCTACATAATAGTTGGAGTTGCGGCCCTGTTGGTGTTCCTGGCCGGGATGCACCTGGGCGTTTCCTACTTCAGCGACGTTGCGAAGTCCAGCGGAAACGAGATCTCCACAGGCGACTTCGACATTGGCATAAGCAAGGACGGCAAAAGGTTCTACGATGACTATAAACTGTTCTCCTTCGGCAACCTCGCGCCCGGTGAGAGCAGGACGGTCACCTTTGCCATTAAAAACCGCGGTGATTACCCCCTCTCAAGGATCGTACTGACATTCAACGTCACCGACAGAGAAGACGGAAAGCTATCAAAGGCCGAAAGCCTCGTGGACAGCACTCCGGACGTTGGGGAGCTCAGCAAACACCTGATCGTTAAAAGCTTCGTCGTCTCTGATGGGAGCAAGGAATGGAGCGTTGATTCCGCCGCTGGCAAAACCCTCGCGGAGATCAACGGCACGCCGATAGAGATCTTCACCGGAAAACTGCCTCAGAACGGAGTCTTGACCGTTAACATGACCCTAGAGCTCTCGCCTTCTGCCGGAAATGACTGCCTGGCGGATTCGGTTGATGTCGACATGAGCCTGCTCGCAGAGCAGCAGGCTTAA
- a CDS encoding flippase, translating to MGEVNTALQKIARGAGITITGTALSLVMGFVSRALIARGVSLSDYGLFNLTITILTLTLTVAALGIPNAMPRQIPYYLTKKREKFHDLISTAMSIVLMSGLLTAGILFIFSGVISKVFTDPGVSWTLKIIAASAPFTLLTSYLISSTLGLGRVRERFYYQQILRPGLWLVGVSILYLVGFTLTSLLYLWVVSSVITFFILFIDVRRLGIIKIQPSINPEVAKELILFSIPLMLSGILWTFMTKMDTLMVGHYLPSSEVGLYNAAVPLANLLSLGLAAIETLYVPMATPLFARGSMEELTRLYQVVTKWILLGTLPFFAVLFVFPETSLWLVFGSKYLTASLTLQILAIGFMFHSALGPNGLTLTVIGNTGFLTVSNVLAVISDFLLNILLIPRWGIEGAAVATATAYLVANIAKSCKLYSETGIHPFSRAYTKSLILGAGLIALLKVLVVMLKMDNVWGMVVLLGISAGLYAILLLVFRVIEKEDIDLILAVERKFGVNLKLIRLILERLGYSN from the coding sequence ATGGGTGAAGTCAATACCGCGCTTCAAAAAATTGCTCGGGGGGCGGGGATAACAATCACCGGTACTGCACTCTCGCTGGTTATGGGATTTGTTTCCAGGGCATTGATAGCGAGAGGAGTTAGTCTTTCAGACTACGGGCTCTTCAATCTAACGATCACAATCCTCACACTTACCCTCACCGTTGCCGCATTGGGGATCCCGAACGCAATGCCAAGACAGATCCCTTATTACCTCACCAAAAAGAGGGAGAAATTCCACGATCTTATCTCCACGGCTATGTCTATCGTCCTGATGAGCGGTCTTCTAACTGCAGGAATCCTGTTCATCTTTTCTGGGGTTATTTCAAAAGTATTTACTGACCCTGGGGTCTCGTGGACTTTAAAGATAATCGCCGCATCTGCCCCATTCACGCTCCTCACGTCTTACCTCATCAGCTCCACTCTAGGGCTTGGAAGAGTGAGGGAGAGATTCTACTACCAGCAGATCCTCAGACCGGGCTTATGGCTCGTTGGAGTCAGCATTCTGTACCTCGTCGGGTTTACACTAACTTCCCTGCTGTACCTGTGGGTTGTTTCAAGCGTGATCACGTTTTTTATCCTGTTTATCGACGTTAGGAGACTGGGGATAATCAAAATACAGCCCTCCATTAATCCGGAGGTTGCCAAGGAACTCATCCTCTTCTCAATTCCCCTCATGCTTTCGGGGATCCTGTGGACGTTCATGACGAAGATGGACACCCTGATGGTCGGGCATTACCTTCCCTCGAGTGAAGTCGGCCTATATAATGCAGCGGTACCCCTTGCAAATCTGTTATCCTTGGGATTAGCTGCCATAGAAACCCTCTACGTCCCTATGGCGACTCCCCTCTTCGCAAGGGGTAGCATGGAAGAACTCACGAGGCTTTACCAAGTCGTCACGAAGTGGATCCTGCTCGGCACTCTGCCGTTTTTTGCAGTTCTCTTCGTCTTTCCGGAGACGAGTTTATGGTTGGTGTTCGGCTCAAAATATTTAACCGCCTCCCTAACTCTCCAGATCCTCGCCATAGGGTTCATGTTTCACTCGGCACTCGGCCCTAACGGTCTAACGCTCACAGTGATAGGGAACACCGGCTTTTTAACTGTTTCAAATGTCCTCGCGGTGATAAGTGATTTTCTCCTCAACATACTCTTGATACCAAGGTGGGGAATAGAAGGGGCGGCGGTTGCCACCGCGACGGCGTATCTGGTTGCAAATATAGCTAAATCATGTAAACTTTACAGTGAAACAGGCATTCACCCGTTCAGTAGAGCATATACGAAGAGCCTCATACTCGGAGCTGGGTTGATAGCCCTTCTCAAGGTCCTGGTGGTCATGCTAAAAATGGACAATGTTTGGGGTATGGTAGTCCTTCTGGGGATTTCAGCAGGACTTTATGCCATCTTGCTGTTGGTGTTCAGGGTAATTGAAAAGGAAGACATCGATCTCATACTTGCAGTTGAGAGGAAGTTTGGGGTAAATCTAAAGTTGATACGCTTGATATTAGAAAGACTTGGCTATTCCAACTAG
- a CDS encoding polysaccharide pyruvyl transferase family protein, which yields MNLSNFLYKVALSIIDMENMPLRTFGSEFREFLREYEGSKALLIQPGGNNGDKLIYMGMRKLLEDLSIRYLEVSPADFPIRIYSRSLIFPRGYKKYYLPFEPIRVPKDIELIIIHGGANFNDIWFRSIRIVKHLIRTQRVPIVVAPQTYYFYRTYPPDIFFKSQTKVYLFAREMFSYKHLRRFNLPEFVHVAHSDDTAFYLTAQDFGGPLNREHILLAFRTDKEQLTNTREDLARELSRMFSEIGYPTVVSDVSVNETFSHFVDLISNASLVITDRLHVGILGSILKKPVILLSGSYFKNFAIYQYSLKYFTATKFINK from the coding sequence ATGAACTTATCAAATTTCTTGTATAAGGTTGCTCTCTCCATCATAGACATGGAAAATATGCCGCTTAGAACTTTTGGAAGTGAGTTTAGGGAATTCCTAAGGGAGTATGAGGGCTCAAAAGCCTTATTGATTCAGCCAGGTGGAAACAATGGAGATAAACTTATATATATGGGTATGAGAAAGCTCCTTGAAGATTTATCTATTCGTTATTTGGAAGTGTCTCCAGCGGATTTTCCTATAAGGATATATTCGAGATCACTAATATTTCCAAGGGGATACAAAAAATATTATCTACCCTTTGAGCCTATCCGTGTTCCAAAAGATATTGAGTTAATAATTATTCATGGAGGTGCGAATTTTAATGATATTTGGTTTAGATCCATTCGAATTGTTAAGCATTTAATTAGAACTCAGAGAGTTCCAATAGTAGTTGCTCCTCAAACCTACTATTTTTACAGAACTTACCCCCCCGACATTTTCTTTAAATCACAGACAAAGGTTTATCTTTTCGCGAGAGAAATGTTTAGTTACAAACATCTCCGTAGATTTAATCTTCCTGAGTTCGTTCACGTGGCACATAGTGATGACACTGCGTTTTACTTAACAGCTCAAGACTTTGGTGGTCCTCTCAATAGAGAACATATATTATTAGCATTCAGAACTGATAAAGAACAATTAACTAATACTCGGGAGGATTTAGCAAGGGAACTTTCTAGAATGTTTAGTGAGATAGGATATCCAACTGTTGTTTCGGATGTCTCAGTTAATGAAACTTTTTCACATTTTGTTGATCTTATTTCAAATGCATCACTTGTAATCACAGATAGGTTACATGTAGGCATACTAGGTTCTATATTAAAGAAACCAGTAATACTTCTTTCTGGTTCTTATTTCAAAAATTTTGCAATATATCAATATAGCCTTAAATATTTCACAGCTACCAAGTTTATCAACAAATAA
- a CDS encoding glycosyltransferase family 2 protein, producing MIPTYKRYEDIIKTLESLNNQTLPPDEVIIFDESPTDELRRIIKAQRFCYPVKYIRSPSKFRSLARSRNKAKKLVKGRTVVFLDDDVILSPDYLERIVKFFSDNSHVKGVTGLIINQTKLSKIYQLMNMVFLRPHKTEVPAVQRSFVPTYPEPSMFKSAPAQWLSGCNMAYRREVLESMDFDWRLLKYSYSEDVDFSFRVYKKYGEGSLWLLPDAKLIHNQSPSGRLLGFNLEAHRRVVNLYMLYKHFGDTRLNILVFLWWNIGEILEQVLGGILHGELRDRIKNVKVILKAMKFTFENFGRIKKGDIIQLQL from the coding sequence GTGATACCCACGTATAAAAGATATGAAGATATAATTAAAACTTTGGAGTCCTTAAATAACCAGACTCTCCCTCCAGATGAAGTCATAATTTTTGATGAATCTCCCACAGATGAACTTCGCAGGATAATAAAAGCTCAGAGATTTTGTTATCCTGTAAAGTATATCCGGAGCCCCTCCAAGTTTCGATCTCTCGCAAGATCAAGAAACAAAGCAAAGAAATTAGTTAAGGGCAGAACAGTTGTCTTCTTGGATGATGATGTTATTCTCAGCCCCGATTATCTGGAGAGGATAGTTAAGTTCTTTAGTGATAATTCCCACGTGAAGGGAGTCACTGGCTTAATAATCAATCAAACTAAACTTTCAAAGATCTATCAGCTAATGAACATGGTATTCCTGCGACCCCATAAAACTGAAGTGCCAGCGGTACAGAGATCGTTTGTTCCGACTTATCCTGAACCTTCTATGTTCAAGAGTGCTCCTGCCCAGTGGCTTTCAGGTTGTAACATGGCCTATCGCCGGGAGGTTCTTGAGAGCATGGATTTTGACTGGAGATTGCTGAAATACAGCTATTCTGAGGATGTTGACTTCTCCTTCCGAGTTTACAAAAAATATGGGGAAGGTTCCCTTTGGCTTTTGCCTGATGCAAAACTCATCCATAATCAGTCTCCTTCGGGGAGGCTTTTAGGGTTTAATCTGGAGGCCCATAGGAGGGTTGTTAACCTCTATATGCTGTACAAACACTTTGGCGATACAAGACTGAATATCTTAGTTTTCCTATGGTGGAACATCGGGGAAATCCTGGAGCAGGTTTTGGGTGGGATACTCCATGGAGAGCTCAGAGATAGGATCAAGAACGTAAAAGTAATATTAAAGGCCATGAAATTCACCTTTGAGAACTTTGGAAGAATCAAGAAGGGTGATATTATCCAATTACAACTCTAA
- a CDS encoding glycosyltransferase family 4 protein codes for MKLLVLVPTFPDETNRYIGNIFVKEQVKALSKYLDEIYVISPVSVWRRLRSNVNFKDYSIGDNVKVYFPTYVNFPPKGFLRYLWIKSEVKSILRVIEKEGLEFDVIHAHYSWPSGAVAVKLKEKFGVPVVITEHTSQTLRKYLEKRDSFIFNVWQKADAIIRVRKGDIGLISQAANGKTPVFYIPNGFNGENFRLMSKNAAREILGLPKGKKIILNVAQMYSPVKGHEFLIKAFSKVLQKRNDVLLVLVGDGKLKPKIESLIHELNVQDYVVLAGTRPHNEIPLWMNAADLFVLPSLSEGNPTVMFEALGVGLPFIGTTVGGVPEIIISDDYGLLCPPKDPECLAEKILITLDKEWDREKIRKYAEQFMWENISKKILGVYREYVF; via the coding sequence ATGAAATTGCTGGTGTTAGTTCCAACATTCCCAGACGAGACTAATAGATATATTGGGAACATATTTGTAAAGGAGCAAGTTAAAGCCCTCTCAAAGTATCTAGATGAAATTTACGTGATTTCTCCGGTCTCCGTGTGGAGACGATTGAGAAGTAATGTGAACTTTAAAGATTATAGTATTGGGGATAATGTAAAAGTATACTTCCCAACTTATGTTAATTTTCCACCTAAGGGCTTTTTGAGATACTTATGGATAAAGTCTGAGGTAAAGTCGATATTAAGGGTCATTGAGAAAGAGGGTTTGGAGTTTGATGTGATTCATGCTCATTATTCTTGGCCTTCTGGAGCTGTTGCCGTTAAGTTGAAAGAGAAGTTTGGTGTTCCTGTGGTTATTACTGAACATACTTCTCAAACTTTGAGAAAATACCTCGAAAAAAGAGATAGCTTTATATTCAATGTATGGCAGAAAGCTGATGCAATAATCCGAGTTAGAAAGGGAGATATTGGGCTAATTTCTCAGGCTGCCAATGGAAAAACTCCTGTTTTTTACATCCCCAATGGATTTAATGGAGAAAACTTTAGACTTATGTCCAAGAACGCTGCCCGTGAGATCCTTGGCTTACCGAAAGGCAAGAAGATTATCTTAAATGTGGCTCAGATGTACTCTCCTGTCAAGGGGCATGAATTCTTAATAAAAGCCTTTTCAAAGGTCTTGCAAAAGCGGAATGATGTACTTCTTGTGTTAGTTGGTGATGGTAAGCTGAAGCCGAAAATAGAGAGCCTAATTCACGAGTTAAATGTTCAAGATTATGTAGTTCTTGCTGGGACCAGACCCCACAACGAAATACCCCTCTGGATGAATGCCGCTGATTTATTTGTATTGCCAAGCCTTAGTGAGGGTAATCCCACAGTAATGTTTGAAGCCCTTGGGGTTGGTTTGCCATTCATTGGCACTACTGTTGGAGGAGTACCAGAGATAATAATATCGGATGACTATGGCTTGCTCTGCCCACCAAAAGATCCAGAGTGCTTAGCAGAAAAAATTTTAATAACCCTCGATAAGGAGTGGGACAGAGAAAAGATAAGGAAGTATGCGGAGCAGTTTATGTGGGAGAACATATCTAAGAAAATTTTAGGGGTGTACAGAGAATATGTCTTCTAA
- a CDS encoding asparagine synthase C-terminal domain-containing protein, which translates to MDDVKIFLRYNYGFRWYNKNGVYVKGYLIFGNEVYEGKNLIELIMGINDYTELVELLKNAFGVFSMIITLEDGVLLAGDITRTFPIFYHVSDKSGIVVSDDAFYLRDILQLTPRYDSVIEFLRGLYVTGRDTLLDGLYQVQAGEIVYITLDGHVKSQFYHLYTVSSGDIFQEDYQTLKSNLRKVLNNIIDRLLLFVGDRSVVVPLSGGYDSRFIVTSLKQRGVDVICYTYGRRDSPEVSVAKEVSKKLGCEWHFVEYNNAIIDESVLRSREFEEFFKYAFNFVSTIHLQDFFAIKYLSENKAIPRDSVIVPGHSGDFLGGSHLRKLPIPKTVKDVVDIIFVKHYEHNSYLDQNDVIVKKLQKYTNMFKGKKILPYSLDDNWNMKERQSKYIVNSNRVYEFFGYKHAIPLWDRELVEFFRRVPLKYKTNKILYDDILLSDIFRPLGVDFITHGEYKPYISKIRYFAKKYLPYKIQDFIARRRWKDINNYCLIVEPLAQELGEHCNVSNALGLLARWCLYKARINERDKL; encoded by the coding sequence GTGGATGATGTTAAAATTTTTTTGAGGTATAATTATGGATTTAGATGGTATAATAAAAATGGTGTTTATGTTAAGGGGTATTTAATTTTTGGAAACGAAGTTTATGAAGGTAAAAATCTAATTGAACTTATTATGGGCATCAATGACTATACTGAACTTGTTGAGTTATTGAAAAATGCGTTTGGGGTATTCTCAATGATTATTACACTTGAAGATGGTGTTCTTCTAGCAGGTGACATTACAAGAACCTTTCCAATTTTTTACCATGTTTCAGATAAAAGTGGGATTGTTGTGTCAGATGATGCATTTTACTTGAGAGATATCTTGCAACTAACTCCGAGATATGATTCGGTTATTGAGTTTTTAAGGGGTTTGTATGTTACGGGGAGAGATACGCTTTTAGATGGTCTGTACCAAGTTCAGGCAGGTGAGATAGTTTATATAACCTTAGATGGACACGTCAAGTCCCAATTTTATCATCTTTATACTGTATCCTCAGGGGACATCTTTCAAGAGGATTACCAGACCTTAAAGAGTAACTTGAGGAAAGTTTTGAATAATATTATTGACAGGCTTTTATTGTTTGTGGGAGACCGATCGGTTGTTGTTCCTCTTAGTGGCGGCTATGATTCTAGGTTCATTGTCACATCGCTTAAACAAAGAGGAGTTGATGTTATATGTTACACATATGGAAGAAGAGATAGTCCCGAAGTTAGTGTTGCTAAAGAAGTTTCTAAGAAATTGGGATGTGAATGGCATTTTGTGGAGTACAACAATGCTATAATTGATGAAAGTGTTCTCAGAAGTCGTGAATTTGAAGAATTTTTTAAATATGCTTTCAATTTTGTGTCCACGATTCATCTTCAGGATTTCTTTGCAATTAAATATCTTAGCGAAAACAAAGCAATACCTAGGGATTCAGTGATAGTACCCGGGCATAGTGGAGATTTCCTTGGAGGAAGCCATTTAAGAAAACTGCCAATTCCCAAAACAGTGAAGGATGTTGTTGATATAATCTTTGTTAAACATTATGAACACAATTCATATCTTGATCAAAATGATGTCATTGTAAAAAAGCTACAGAAGTACACCAACATGTTTAAAGGCAAAAAGATACTACCATATTCTTTAGATGACAATTGGAATATGAAAGAGAGGCAATCAAAGTATATCGTGAATTCAAATCGTGTGTATGAATTTTTCGGATACAAGCATGCAATTCCTTTATGGGACAGAGAATTGGTTGAATTTTTTAGACGAGTTCCTTTAAAATATAAAACTAACAAGATTCTGTATGATGACATATTGTTAAGTGATATATTCAGACCATTGGGTGTTGATTTTATAACACATGGAGAATATAAACCCTACATATCTAAAATTAGGTACTTCGCAAAGAAATACCTTCCATATAAAATACAAGATTTCATAGCAAGAAGGAGATGGAAAGACATAAACAATTACTGTTTGATTGTCGAGCCATTAGCTCAAGAACTCGGGGAGCACTGTAATGTGTCAAATGCCTTGGGTTTACTTGCAAGATGGTGTCTCTACAAGGCAAGAATTAATGAGAGGGATAAACTATGA
- a CDS encoding glycosyltransferase family 4 protein, with product MVMDGKKVFMLLTNPFKPDPRVYKEAKTLIELGFDVTVVAWDRERNHKLFEIVEGVRVCRIPIASKYASFFDFFIKLPLFYLKAVLYVVKNKDGLYAIHANDFDTAPLAFFLSRLLGVKFIYDIHDLYHSRISLLREKKTLNFLQRLILSLEIIHAKLADSVITVTRSLGGRHKGVKEFLVNRGVVPDKVYVVWNTPELEFFPLIKRERGEKFTVGYIGTIRSVSSFIPLFEVARRDRRLKLLFVGSGASKGKIANLLTERYPNVDVEFIDEVPYHNVFKYYTLCDAVYSMYPPTDNIKRALAVKMFESIVMGIPVIVNRDTLMEDFVVLYRCGVSSNLSTEDMANALEKIIKVKPPSRLRDKWNWDRNRSTLRRVYCE from the coding sequence ATGGTAATGGATGGGAAAAAAGTGTTCATGTTGCTTACGAACCCTTTTAAGCCTGATCCTCGCGTTTACAAAGAAGCCAAGACTCTAATCGAGCTGGGTTTTGATGTGACAGTTGTAGCGTGGGACAGGGAGAGAAATCATAAACTTTTCGAGATTGTGGAGGGGGTGAGGGTTTGCAGAATCCCGATCGCATCCAAATATGCGTCCTTTTTTGACTTTTTCATTAAGCTTCCCTTGTTTTATCTAAAAGCCGTGTTGTACGTGGTAAAAAATAAGGATGGACTTTATGCTATACATGCGAACGATTTTGATACCGCACCGCTGGCCTTCTTTTTGTCCCGTCTTCTTGGAGTAAAGTTCATTTATGACATCCACGATCTGTATCATTCTAGGATTTCATTGCTTAGGGAAAAGAAAACCTTGAACTTCTTGCAGAGGTTAATCCTTTCGCTTGAGATCATCCACGCTAAGCTGGCCGATTCTGTGATAACGGTAACCAGATCCTTAGGGGGACGTCATAAGGGTGTTAAAGAGTTCCTTGTAAACAGGGGAGTTGTGCCTGACAAAGTTTATGTGGTCTGGAACACTCCTGAGCTTGAATTCTTTCCTCTGATTAAACGGGAACGTGGAGAAAAGTTTACAGTGGGATACATTGGGACAATACGAAGTGTTTCAAGCTTTATTCCGCTCTTTGAGGTTGCTCGGAGGGACAGAAGATTGAAATTGCTCTTTGTTGGCTCGGGGGCTTCCAAGGGTAAGATTGCTAACCTTCTAACTGAGAGGTATCCCAACGTTGATGTTGAGTTCATCGATGAGGTTCCCTATCATAATGTCTTCAAGTATTACACCCTCTGCGATGCTGTCTATTCAATGTACCCTCCTACGGATAACATCAAGCGGGCGCTCGCGGTCAAGATGTTTGAGAGCATTGTGATGGGGATTCCTGTGATAGTGAATCGGGACACCTTGATGGAGGATTTCGTAGTTTTGTACCGGTGTGGGGTTTCATCTAATCTCTCAACGGAAGATATGGCGAATGCTTTGGAGAAAATAATAAAAGTAAAGCCACCATCACGTCTTAGGGATAAGTGGAATTGGGATAGGAACAGAAGCACATTGAGGAGGGTCTATTGTGAGTGA
- a CDS encoding UDP-glucose dehydrogenase family protein, whose translation MKVSVIGSGYVGLVTGMGFVKLGNEVIFVDVDERKIKMINNAQPPIYEEGLEELMREFKGKYRATKDYRNAILNSEVTFIAVGTPSREDGSIDLTYVEQASREIGKVLREKKDYHVVVVKSTVLPGTTENVVKPIIEEESGKKAFKDFGLAMNPEFLREGVALNDFLNPDRIVIGVRDERTKKVLEELYKPIDAPKLFTDIKTAEMIKYASNAFLATKISFANEIGNICKKLGIDSWKVFEGVGLDHRISPHFFRTGIGWGGSCFPKDVKALIRKAEEIGEDPIILKAVVEVNEKQPLKLIELLKKHVPELRDKRIGVLGLAFKPNTDDVRETRAYIIVKKLLEEGAKVLAYDPKAMENFRRFYPDVGEQIEYASSGKEVLGRSDAVLIVTEWPEFEELDYSGKIVIDGRRVRKAEETAEIYEGVCW comes from the coding sequence ATGAAGGTTTCGGTCATCGGTTCAGGCTACGTCGGCCTCGTAACTGGGATGGGCTTTGTCAAGCTGGGGAATGAAGTTATCTTCGTGGACGTTGATGAGAGAAAAATCAAGATGATAAACAATGCCCAACCACCAATTTATGAGGAAGGCCTCGAGGAACTTATGAGGGAATTCAAAGGAAAGTACCGCGCAACCAAGGATTACCGCAATGCAATTCTGAACTCAGAGGTTACGTTCATCGCCGTTGGAACGCCATCGAGAGAAGACGGATCTATTGATTTAACCTACGTCGAGCAGGCTTCGAGGGAAATTGGAAAAGTCCTCCGCGAGAAGAAAGACTATCATGTTGTAGTCGTCAAGAGTACTGTTCTCCCCGGGACAACCGAGAACGTCGTCAAGCCTATAATCGAGGAAGAGTCAGGTAAAAAGGCATTCAAGGATTTTGGGCTCGCAATGAACCCGGAGTTCCTGCGCGAGGGAGTTGCTTTAAATGACTTTCTGAATCCGGACAGGATTGTAATTGGAGTTCGGGATGAGAGAACAAAGAAGGTTCTAGAAGAGCTATACAAGCCCATCGATGCCCCCAAGCTTTTCACGGACATTAAAACTGCTGAAATGATTAAGTACGCTTCCAATGCCTTTCTCGCGACAAAAATCAGCTTTGCCAACGAGATCGGGAACATTTGCAAGAAGCTCGGCATTGACTCGTGGAAGGTATTTGAGGGGGTTGGCCTAGACCACAGAATTAGTCCGCACTTTTTCAGGACGGGCATTGGATGGGGCGGCTCCTGCTTCCCGAAGGACGTTAAAGCACTCATCAGGAAGGCGGAAGAAATCGGAGAAGACCCGATTATTCTCAAGGCCGTTGTTGAAGTCAACGAGAAACAGCCGCTGAAGCTGATCGAGCTCCTTAAAAAGCACGTCCCGGAGCTTAGGGATAAAAGGATTGGGGTCCTCGGGCTGGCGTTCAAGCCGAATACGGATGATGTCAGGGAGACGAGGGCGTACATCATAGTCAAAAAACTGCTTGAGGAGGGAGCGAAGGTTCTCGCCTACGACCCGAAGGCGATGGAGAACTTCAGACGATTTTATCCTGACGTTGGAGAGCAGATAGAGTACGCGAGCTCTGGAAAGGAGGTTCTCGGAAGAAGCGATGCAGTTCTTATCGTAACGGAGTGGCCCGAGTTTGAGGAGCTGGATTACTCTGGAAAAATCGTGATTGACGGCAGGCGCGTGAGAAAGGCCGAGGAAACCGCCGAGATCTACGAGGGGGTGTGCTGGTGA